AGCGCCCGGGCCGCCAGCGCCCTGAGAACCGGGATGTCGCAGTGTGTGTTCATTCCCGTAAACAACCGGCTGCTGCCGATGAGGAAATTGCCGGCGTCGGTTGGCTCGTAAACGAAGGCGATGTTGTATCGCTCCATTTCCGGAGTGATGGCGCGCCGGTAACCGCTATTCCCGAATTTGGCCATCAGATAGCCGAATTCGACGACGCTTCGGGTGGCAATGGGCGCCGTGCGTTCCGAGACCAGTATCTGTCCCTGCCTTGGTCTGACGGGAATCGAAAGCCCGACCATGGCGCCGATGGCAGGCGACCAGACGCCTGCGGCATTGACGACCGCCCGGGTCGATATCCGGCCGTTTTCAGTGACGACAGCGGAAATGGCCCCCGCGGAATCGGTTTCAATGGCAAGCACTTCGGTATGCGCCATGACCCGGGCGCCCATGCGCTGGACGGCTTCGGCAAGCGCCACACAAAACAGCATGGGATTGAGGCAGCCATCCGTCGGGAATTCGAGCCCGCCGACCAGGTCTGCAGCCAGATTCGGTTCTGCGCGATGAAGCGCCGATGCATCCAGAAAACGAACCGGGACATCGGCCTGAGCCATTTGCCTGCAGAAATCTTCGGCTACCGCCAGCTCGGCTTCACTTTCGGCAACCAGAAGCGTCCCGGGCCGCCGCCATCCCACCTCACGATCGAGATCGGCCACGACCCCGGGGAAGAGCTCCTGGCTCAGCCGGGCAAGCTGGCTGTCGTATCCCGGCATCTTGTCCTGAACGAGGACATTGCCTTCGCAATGGCTCGAAGTGCCGGAGGCGATCCCGTGCTTTTCGATCAGCACGGCATCCATGCCCGCTCTGGCCAGGAAATAGGCGCAGGCGCATCCGATGACCCCGCCCCCGATGACAACGATATCGGCCGATTGATTCATAGGCTGTCTCTATGGCGAACCCGTCACGCACGGATCGACGCCATAGACCTTTGGATGGCAAAATGGAAATCGGTTGGAGCCAATTACAAAAGTCCTTCCGCGTCATTCAGGCGAAAACCGGAATCCATTTATTTCAAAGCGTTATGCACTCAGGCTTTCGCCGGGGTGACAAAAAACGGGGGCTTTGCAATTGGCTCAGAAGGGCAAGGGAATGGCTATCGCCAGCCGGACCGCTTCAGTGCCGGGGTTCGAGTCGCCAACCCCCGCATTGGAATAGTGGAAAATTCCCAGACTGATCCGCCATCCCCGTTGCTGCATCAGATACAATTCAAGGCCGGATCGGATTTCGAAATTGCTGCCCAGAATCAGCGTATCGTCGGTGTAATAGCCCGGACCGGTGCTCAGAGACAAGCCGACATACCGGCTGAACGGAAAATCCAATGTCAGCAATGCCCCGAAATACTGATCCGAGCTCCCGATGTCGGCTACGGCGCCGTAACCGATGGAAAGTTTGTCCCACGAATAAAAAAAATGGCGCAGTTCCAGGGAACCATACCCGTATTGGCTGTCATCGAAAACCCCTGCGGCTCCGCCGCCTGCATAGAGAAGCGTTTTTGTTTGGGCTGCCGCAGCCGAGGTCGCTGCAAGCACCACCAATACTGCCAACGTGATTCTGATGATTGAACGCATGGTAGCCTCCAGATGATTTCAATTGGGGGAAGCTTCGCTATTCCCCAGATATGCCTTGACGATCCGATCGTCGTTGCGAAGCAACTCGCCCTGGTTTTCCATCACGATGCTTCCCGTTTCGATGACATATCCATAATCGGCAAGTTTCAGGGCAACCTTGGCGTTTTGTTCCACCAGCAGGATGGTGGTTCCCGCCGCGTTCAGTTCCCGGATGATGCGCATGATCTCCAGCACCAGAAAAGGTGCCAGGCCCATCGATGGCTCATCGAGAAGAAGCAGGCGGGGTTCGTTCATCAAGGCCCTGCCCATGGCGAGCATCTGCTGTTCGCCTCCGGAAAGAAGGCCCGCATCCTGCCCGGCGCGTTTTTGGAGAATCGGAAAAATCTCGAAAACGTGTTTCATGCGCCGCTTGCGTTCGAGATCGTCCTGAAGGGTGAACGAGCCCAGATCGAGGTTTTCCCGGACGGTCATTCCCTTGAAAATCCGGCGGCCTTCCGGTACATGGATCAGCCCTTTTCGGACAATCTCATGGGCAGGGCATCGGGTGATGTCTTCCCCGGAGAAGTGGATCGTTCCGTTTGCCGCCCGGACAAGACCCGATATGGTCTTCAGAATGGTCGTCTTCCCGGCCCCGTTTGCCCCGAGAAGCGTGACGATCTGACCCTGATGGACTTTCAGGTCGATGCCGTGCAGGGCGGCGATGCTGCCGTAAAAGGTCTGGATGCCGCTCAGTTGGAGAACGATGTCGCTCATTCGGATCGATCTTCTTCCTTGCCGAGATAGGCTTCAATCACCCGGGGGTTGTTCTGCACTTCGTGTGCCGTACCTTCGGCGATTTTCTGCCCATAGTCAATCACGGTAATACATTCGGATATCTGCATGACAAGGCTCATGTCATGCTCGATCATCACGATGGTAATGCCCAGTTCGCTGCGGATTTTCCGGATCAATTCGATCAAATGCCGCTTTTCATCGAAATTCAGCCCGGCCGCTGGTTCGTCAAACAGGATCAGTTTGGGCTGGGTCGCAATGGCCCTGGCCCATTCCACCCTTCGCTGGTCCCCATAAGGGAGATTGCCAGCCATGCGATCTTTCCATTTCAGGATGCCGACAAATTCGAGACATTGTTCGCAGTTCGTTCGAATGATCTCTTCTTCCTTCCGTTGTCCGCGGGTGCGCAGCAAGGCGCCGAAGGCCCCGGAGCGTGTGCGGCAATGCATCCCCGACATCACGTTTTCGAGTACCGTCATGCTCTTGAACAGGCGTAGGTTTTGAAACGTTCGGGCCATGCCTGCACGCGTGATGCGGTGAGGAGCCATTTTCAGGATGGATCGGCCGTCGAAGAGAATTTCACCGGAGTCGGGTTTGTAGAAACCGGTCAGGCAGTTGAACACGGAAGTCTTGCCTGCGCCGTTGGGGCCGATGAGGCTAACGATGGCGTGAGGCTCTACGGTAAAACTCAGGCTGTCGATGACCTTGAGGCCGCCGAAGCTGAGATTCATTTGACGAACATCGAGCAAAGCCATAAAGAAAGTCGCCCTTAACCAATCAAAAACCGGGACTTGCCGGGGATGTCAACTGCGCTTTTCCGGCCAGATGCCCTGAGGCCGGTAGAGCATGATCAGAAGCATCACGACGCCGAAAACCAGCAGGCGCATCGGCCCGATTCCCCGGAAGATTTCCGGAAACAGGACCAGTACGGCCGCACCGCAGACCACCCCCGGAATTTTGCCCATTCCGCCCAGCACGACACCCAGCAGGATCAGGATGGATTGGGAAAACGTAAACGTCTCCGGAGAGATGGCCGTCATTTTGGCAGCAAAAAAACATCCGGCAATACCCGCGAACACGGCGCCGATGACATAGGCCGAGAGTTTTACGGCCACCCGGTTGATTCCCATGGCCTCTGCTGCGTCTTCGTCCTCGCGGACATATTGCCATGCTCTGCCCAGGCGGGAGCGATGCAGGCGAACGCTTGCGAGGATCGCCAGTGCTGCCAGCACGAGAAAAACGAGGTAGTAATGATGGATCTGGTTCAATTCCAGACCGAACAGCCGGGGCCTGTCGATTCCGATCAATCCGCTGGCTCCTCCCGTAATCCGGAGGTTTCTTGCGGCAATTCGGACGATTTCACCGAACCCGAGTGTGACGATGGCCAGGTAGTCGCTTCGCAGCCTCAGGGTTGGGCCGCCGATGACGATGCCTGCGAGAGCCGAACAACACATGGCTACCGGAATGGTGAGCCAGAAATTGACGTGAAAATGGGACGTGAGGATGCCTGTCGTGTAAGCGCCGACAGCGAAAAAAGCGGCGTAGCCCAAGTCGAGAAGCCCGGCAAAACCAACGACGATGTTGAGCCCGAGGCACAGCACGACATAAAACCAGGTATTTGCCAGAACTTCGAGCACGTAATTGCTGGCAACCATCGGAACGGTGGACAAGGCGATCAACGTCAGAATGGATAAGATTTTCGGATAAATGCGGACAAAAGCCTCCGCCTTCTTTCCTATATCGTTCAGCGACTGGATCAGGCGATTTTCCATATCGTCACATCCGCTCGATTTCGGTTCGCCCCAGCAATCCGGTTGGCTTGAAGACCAGAAGCAGAATCAGGATGGCAAATGTAAATACATCTTTCCATTCGCTGCCGATGAACGGAATTTGTGTGCCGAAGGCTTCCAGTAAACCGAGCAGGAGACCGCCGAGCATGGCTCCCGGAATGCTGCCGATGCCCCCCATCACCGCAGCGGTAAAGGCCTTGAGCCCAATGACGAAACCCATGAAAAAGTGGATGCTGCCGTAATAGACTCCCGCCATGACGCCTGCCGCTGCAGCCAGAGAGGAGCCGATGAAAAAAGTGACGGCGATCACCCGATTGACGTCGATCCCCATCAGCCGGCATGCATCCTGGTCGATGGCGATGGCGCGCATGGCCTTGCCGTACATGGTTTTGTTGATGAACAAATGCAGGGTGACCATCAGAATAGCGGTGGCACCCACAAGGACGATCTGGGTATAGGTCAAATACACCTCGCCCATCGAAACCCCTTCATATCCGAGTCCCACGGTAAAGGCTTTGAATTCGCCGTCCGTCAGGACCATGACGAGGTTGTACAGGATGAGCGAGACGGAAAGTGCGGTGATGAGGATGGAAAGCCTGGGCGCCTGGAGCATCGGTCGATAGGCGATCCGCTGGATGAGCACGCCCAGGAACCCCACGGCAATCATGGAAAGCACCATGGAAACGAGAATTCCGGCCCATTCGTCACCGAGAAGCCCGCTCAGCAGCGCCAGAATGGCATAACCGACGAACGCACCTACCATATAAATGTCGCCATGAGCGAAATTCAGGAGCTTGATGATTCCGTAGACCATGGTGTAGCCCAGAGCGACCAGGCTGTAGAAAGAACCCAGGATCAGACCATTGGCGAGCTGCTGCAAGATAATGTCGAGATGGGTCACGTGCGATGGCCTTTTTTCGAGTCCATCCGGATGGATCGACTTCTTGGGCAGGATCCCCAAGCCGGGAAGCGTATTGGATCATGACTCATGGCGGGGTGAACCCCCGAACTGGTGAAAAGCCAACCTGCCATTCCCGGCAGACGCAGGAATCCAGAACGTTGGCCTACGCTGGACCCTGTAGGGGCGACCGGCCGGTCGCCCCTACAGGCCGCGTAGATCCTTACGATAGATGCTCATGGCGAGGGGCGCCGCCCGCGCAGAGGAAAATCCGGCCCTCACCCCGGCGAAACCCCGCCTTTGGCGGGAGGAATCCAGACGTTGGCCTACGATGGACCACGTAGGGGCTACCGGCCGGTCGCCCCTACAGGCCGCCGACTGCCTGGTGCGCACTGCCTACTTGGCGAGCGCCCATTTCCCGCCTTTGGCGACCAGTACGACGAAATTGCTTTGTGCAAGCTTGTTCTGGGCGGTAAAGGATATGGGCCCGGCGATGCCTTTGAAGCCCTTGGTTTCCTTCAGTGCCTTGGTGATTGCGGCCTTGTCCGTTCCTGCCCGCTTCATGGTGTCGACAAGCAAATTCATCCCATCGTAGGACAGCGCGGAATAGGGGCCGGGTTCCTGATTGTATTTTTTATTATAGGCTTCGGCAAAGGCTTTGGCGGCTGGAAGGTATTCGACCGTAGGATTGGAAAAGCAGAAAACCCCCTCGGCCGCCTTGCCAGCGATTTCCATCAGTTTCGGCGAATTTGAGCCGTCGCCGACTGCGATGATTTTGGTGTAGCCGTTTTGGCGAAGTTGTTTGATGAGCAGCGCGCCATCGGCATAATAGGCCGTCCAGAAAATGGCATCAGGGGCTTTGGACTTCAGGCGGGTTACCAGGGAGGAATGGTCCTGCTCGCCTTTGTTGATGATTTCCATGGCTACCACATCATGGCCTGCTTTTTTCCATTGTTCTGCGGTCAGCTTCGCCAGATCTTCCGAATAACCATCGCCCTGATGGACAATGGCCAGCTTTTTCGCCTTCTTCACCTCGAAGAGTTTGACGGCCGTATTTGCCTGATCGTCTCCGGTGCTGTTGATCAGAAACGCATTTCCGGGATTTGCCGCAACCAGTTTCGTTGAGTTGGCCGCCGTAACGATGACGGGAATACCGGCGTCTCCATAGATTTTGAGCGTCGGCAGGGTCGAGCCCGAGCAGTAACCGCCGACAACAGCCACAACGTTCTCCGACACCAGCTTGCTGGCAGCGGCTGCCGCCTGTTGGGGATCGCAACCATCGTCTCCGGTTACCGTCACGATGGTCTTGCCGTTGATACCGCCTTTTGCGTTGATTTCCGCAAGAGCCAGAAGCATGGCGTTTTCCATATCCTTGCCATACGTCGCTTCTGATCCGGTTGTCGGCACCATGATGCCGACCTTGATCTCTTCTGCAAACCCGGTTGATGAGACAATCAACAGGCATACCCCAGCCAGCAGCAGAGCGAACTTCATCAGATGTTTCCTCATGACGATCTCCTTGATTCGGTTTGGATTGAACGAAAAATCCGGCAGTTCAAAGCCCGGACAGCGGAGAAGACTACCAGTCTTCGTTTTCTAAACC
The nucleotide sequence above comes from Desulfatirhabdium butyrativorans DSM 18734. Encoded proteins:
- a CDS encoding NAD(P)/FAD-dependent oxidoreductase; protein product: MNQSADIVVIGGGVIGCACAYFLARAGMDAVLIEKHGIASGTSSHCEGNVLVQDKMPGYDSQLARLSQELFPGVVADLDREVGWRRPGTLLVAESEAELAVAEDFCRQMAQADVPVRFLDASALHRAEPNLAADLVGGLEFPTDGCLNPMLFCVALAEAVQRMGARVMAHTEVLAIETDSAGAISAVVTENGRISTRAVVNAAGVWSPAIGAMVGLSIPVRPRQGQILVSERTAPIATRSVVEFGYLMAKFGNSGYRRAITPEMERYNIAFVYEPTDAGNFLIGSSRLFTGMNTHCDIPVLRALAARALRFFPVMRSVSIIRSYAGLRPYTPDHFPIVSASSVPGFFVATGHEGDGIGLSMITGKLMTQIVKGIEPDIDTTPLRLDRFD
- a CDS encoding acyloxyacyl hydrolase is translated as MRSIIRITLAVLVVLAATSAAAAQTKTLLYAGGGAAGVFDDSQYGYGSLELRHFFYSWDKLSIGYGAVADIGSSDQYFGALLTLDFPFSRYVGLSLSTGPGYYTDDTLILGSNFEIRSGLELYLMQQRGWRISLGIFHYSNAGVGDSNPGTEAVRLAIAIPLPF
- a CDS encoding ABC transporter ATP-binding protein is translated as MSDIVLQLSGIQTFYGSIAALHGIDLKVHQGQIVTLLGANGAGKTTILKTISGLVRAANGTIHFSGEDITRCPAHEIVRKGLIHVPEGRRIFKGMTVRENLDLGSFTLQDDLERKRRMKHVFEIFPILQKRAGQDAGLLSGGEQQMLAMGRALMNEPRLLLLDEPSMGLAPFLVLEIMRIIRELNAAGTTILLVEQNAKVALKLADYGYVIETGSIVMENQGELLRNDDRIVKAYLGNSEASPN
- a CDS encoding ABC transporter ATP-binding protein, coding for MALLDVRQMNLSFGGLKVIDSLSFTVEPHAIVSLIGPNGAGKTSVFNCLTGFYKPDSGEILFDGRSILKMAPHRITRAGMARTFQNLRLFKSMTVLENVMSGMHCRTRSGAFGALLRTRGQRKEEEIIRTNCEQCLEFVGILKWKDRMAGNLPYGDQRRVEWARAIATQPKLILFDEPAAGLNFDEKRHLIELIRKIRSELGITIVMIEHDMSLVMQISECITVIDYGQKIAEGTAHEVQNNPRVIEAYLGKEEDRSE
- a CDS encoding branched-chain amino acid ABC transporter permease yields the protein MENRLIQSLNDIGKKAEAFVRIYPKILSILTLIALSTVPMVASNYVLEVLANTWFYVVLCLGLNIVVGFAGLLDLGYAAFFAVGAYTTGILTSHFHVNFWLTIPVAMCCSALAGIVIGGPTLRLRSDYLAIVTLGFGEIVRIAARNLRITGGASGLIGIDRPRLFGLELNQIHHYYLVFLVLAALAILASVRLHRSRLGRAWQYVREDEDAAEAMGINRVAVKLSAYVIGAVFAGIAGCFFAAKMTAISPETFTFSQSILILLGVVLGGMGKIPGVVCGAAVLVLFPEIFRGIGPMRLLVFGVVMLLIMLYRPQGIWPEKRS
- a CDS encoding branched-chain amino acid ABC transporter permease encodes the protein MTHLDIILQQLANGLILGSFYSLVALGYTMVYGIIKLLNFAHGDIYMVGAFVGYAILALLSGLLGDEWAGILVSMVLSMIAVGFLGVLIQRIAYRPMLQAPRLSILITALSVSLILYNLVMVLTDGEFKAFTVGLGYEGVSMGEVYLTYTQIVLVGATAILMVTLHLFINKTMYGKAMRAIAIDQDACRLMGIDVNRVIAVTFFIGSSLAAAAGVMAGVYYGSIHFFMGFVIGLKAFTAAVMGGIGSIPGAMLGGLLLGLLEAFGTQIPFIGSEWKDVFTFAILILLLVFKPTGLLGRTEIERM
- a CDS encoding branched-chain amino acid ABC transporter substrate-binding protein, with product MRKHLMKFALLLAGVCLLIVSSTGFAEEIKVGIMVPTTGSEATYGKDMENAMLLALAEINAKGGINGKTIVTVTGDDGCDPQQAAAAASKLVSENVVAVVGGYCSGSTLPTLKIYGDAGIPVIVTAANSTKLVAANPGNAFLINSTGDDQANTAVKLFEVKKAKKLAIVHQGDGYSEDLAKLTAEQWKKAGHDVVAMEIINKGEQDHSSLVTRLKSKAPDAIFWTAYYADGALLIKQLRQNGYTKIIAVGDGSNSPKLMEIAGKAAEGVFCFSNPTVEYLPAAKAFAEAYNKKYNQEPGPYSALSYDGMNLLVDTMKRAGTDKAAITKALKETKGFKGIAGPISFTAQNKLAQSNFVVLVAKGGKWALAK